Proteins encoded together in one Acholeplasma hippikon window:
- a CDS encoding MetQ/NlpA family ABC transporter substrate-binding protein, translating into MVDLIKDDLKADGIKVEAVQMNYNSLNTPLNNDEIDGNLIQHQYFMQVFNDANKGDLVIAQPVYHSKFAIFSEKYETINDIPNGETIYLPLDTVNLSRALILLETAGLITLKDGIVKTSSTLDDIAANPKNLVWDQSAINVTPAKYRDSGRGLAIMYPSYVISSLGSYDEGEIYMNEPLNDLTKTYAISFVVKASRLNDDDIQTFIKHLTSDKVRQWIIDQYGFAAIPAF; encoded by the coding sequence ATCGTTGATTTAATCAAAGACGATTTAAAGGCTGATGGAATTAAAGTTGAGGCGGTTCAAATGAACTATAACAGCTTAAATACACCATTAAATAACGATGAAATTGACGGTAACTTAATCCAACACCAATATTTCATGCAAGTATTCAATGATGCAAATAAAGGTGATCTAGTGATTGCACAACCTGTATATCATTCTAAGTTTGCAATCTTCTCAGAAAAGTATGAAACAATTAATGATATTCCAAATGGTGAAACTATTTATTTACCACTTGATACTGTTAACTTATCTCGTGCATTAATTTTATTAGAAACAGCTGGTTTAATCACTTTAAAAGATGGAATCGTTAAAACAAGTTCAACATTAGATGACATTGCAGCTAATCCAAAAAATTTAGTTTGGGACCAAAGTGCAATCAATGTTACACCTGCTAAATATCGTGACTCAGGTCGTGGATTAGCAATCATGTATCCAAGTTATGTTATTTCATCATTAGGTTCTTATGATGAAGGTGAAATTTATATGAATGAACCTTTAAACGACCTAACTAAGACTTATGCAATTTCATTCGTTGTTAAAGCATCACGTTTAAATGATGATGATATCCAAACATTCATCAAACATCTAACAAGTGATAAAGTAAGACAATGGATTATTGACCAATACGGTTTCGCAGCAATCCCTGCGTTTTAA
- a CDS encoding methionine ABC transporter permease, whose translation MFDLTSTQIDKLIKASYETIILLGSSALISIPLGTIVGFILALYGKNRIYENKFVSYILSVLVSIVRSIPFILLMVLIIPFTYEFFKTSYGFIPSLISLSIIGIATVSRLVEQAIVDINPNIYNVAKTMGATKFQLFTKFIYVEAKSSIILGYTSSLVSLLAYSSVVYVIGGGGLGHTAIVEGYNDPWGKSMMWASTILMIILVQVIQILGSLLASHLDKKKRGRI comes from the coding sequence AATTGATAAATTAATTAAAGCAAGTTATGAAACCATTATTCTTTTAGGTTCTAGTGCATTAATATCCATTCCATTAGGTACAATTGTTGGATTTATCTTAGCCTTATACGGAAAAAATAGAATCTATGAAAATAAATTCGTATCTTATATCTTAAGTGTTTTAGTAAGTATCGTACGCTCTATTCCATTTATACTTTTAATGGTCTTAATCATTCCATTTACTTATGAATTCTTTAAGACAAGTTATGGATTTATTCCATCTTTAATTTCATTAAGCATTATTGGGATTGCAACTGTTTCAAGATTAGTTGAACAAGCAATTGTTGATATTAACCCTAATATTTATAATGTAGCTAAAACAATGGGAGCTACAAAATTCCAGTTATTTACAAAGTTTATTTATGTTGAAGCCAAATCTTCAATTATTCTTGGTTATACTTCAAGTTTAGTTTCACTCTTAGCATATTCTTCAGTTGTTTATGTAATTGGTGGTGGTGGACTTGGACATACCGCAATTGTTGAAGGTTATAATGACCCATGGGGTAAATCCATGATGTGGGCATCAACAATTTTAATGATCATTTTAGTTCAAGTTATTCAAATCTTAGGTAGCTTACTGGCAAGCCACCTAGATAAAAAAAAGAGAGGCAGAATATGA